The Streptomyces sp. NBC_01775 genome includes a region encoding these proteins:
- a CDS encoding FHA domain-containing protein FhaB/FipA, with protein sequence MSELTLTVMRLGFLAVLWLFVIVSIQVIRSDLFGTRVTQRTARRAEAQRPQQQQRPQQPQRPPQGGGGRRGRGGGRNAPTKLVVSEGSLTGTTVALQGQTITLGRAHDSTIVLDDDYASSRHARIYPDRDGQWIVEDLGSTNGTYLDRTRLTTPTPISPGAPIRIGKTVIELRK encoded by the coding sequence ATGTCAGAGCTGACCCTCACGGTCATGCGGTTGGGGTTTCTCGCCGTATTGTGGCTGTTCGTCATCGTGTCCATCCAGGTCATCAGAAGTGACCTGTTCGGCACCCGGGTGACCCAGCGGACCGCGCGGCGCGCCGAAGCGCAGCGCCCGCAACAACAGCAGCGGCCCCAGCAGCCGCAGCGCCCGCCACAGGGGGGCGGTGGCCGGCGTGGGCGCGGGGGCGGACGGAACGCCCCCACCAAGCTCGTGGTCTCGGAGGGCTCGCTCACCGGAACCACCGTGGCCCTCCAGGGCCAGACCATCACCCTCGGGCGTGCCCACGATTCCACGATCGTGCTGGACGACGACTACGCGTCCAGCAGGCATGCCAGGATCTACCCGGACCGTGACGGCCAGTGGATCGTCGAGGACCTCGGGTCGACCAACGGCACGTATCTCGACAGGACACGGCTCACCACACCGACGCCGATCTCGCCCGGAGCGCCGATCCGTATCGGCAAGACGGTCATCGAGCTGCGGAAGTAG
- a CDS encoding Stp1/IreP family PP2C-type Ser/Thr phosphatase, translated as MGTVRMYPEPTGEVRMSLSLRFAAGSHDGMIREHNEDSGYAGPRLLAVADGMGGQAAGEVASSEVISTMVQLDEDIPGSDILTSLGTTVQRANDQLRVMVEEDPQLEGMGTTLTALLWTGQRLGLVHVGDSRAYLLRDGQLTQITQDHTWVQRLVDEGRITEEEATTHPQRSLLMRALGSGDHVEPDLSIREVRVGDRYLLCSDGLSGVVSHQTLEDTLGGYHGPQETIQELIQLALRGGGPDNITCIIADVLDVDALGSEDTLAGQLNDTPVIVGAVAETQQPLGGDPGALRTPAARAAELGKGGVPPQGQSGPPEGFGPPDGDPSAPAGTFGPYTDDDFTKPGGKRRWVKRSLWITLALAVVAGGLYGGYRWTQTQYYVSDNDQHVALYRGISQELAGVKLNKVQEDRPEIELKYLPLFQRNQVRETIPLNNLDEAKAKIDELGKQAEVCKVVAEEKQHPKKPKRPKKPDDKSQDSGRRDNPEEQNKPVDSGGQGGAESGTGTAAAGTAGTGSVTRTAFTSGTTHDTTDAASGTPSPSPKLTEKQQELAKQCTAP; from the coding sequence GTGGGCACCGTGCGGATGTACCCGGAGCCGACGGGCGAGGTGCGCATGAGCCTGTCACTGCGCTTTGCCGCCGGATCACACGACGGCATGATCCGCGAGCACAACGAGGACTCGGGTTATGCCGGGCCACGGCTGCTCGCGGTCGCCGACGGCATGGGCGGCCAGGCCGCCGGCGAGGTCGCCTCCTCCGAGGTGATCTCCACCATGGTCCAGCTGGATGAGGACATTCCCGGATCCGACATCCTCACCTCCCTCGGCACGACCGTGCAGCGCGCCAACGACCAGCTTCGGGTCATGGTCGAGGAGGATCCGCAGCTGGAGGGCATGGGCACCACGCTCACCGCCCTGCTGTGGACGGGACAGCGGCTCGGGCTCGTGCATGTGGGCGACTCACGCGCCTATCTGCTGCGCGACGGCCAGCTCACCCAGATCACCCAGGACCACACCTGGGTGCAGCGGCTGGTGGACGAGGGCCGGATCACCGAGGAAGAGGCCACCACCCACCCGCAGCGCTCCTTGCTGATGCGCGCGCTGGGCAGCGGTGACCACGTCGAGCCCGATCTGTCGATCCGCGAGGTGCGGGTCGGCGACCGTTATCTGCTGTGCTCGGACGGGCTGTCCGGCGTCGTCTCGCACCAGACGCTGGAGGACACCCTCGGCGGCTATCACGGCCCGCAGGAGACCATCCAGGAGCTGATCCAGCTCGCGCTGCGCGGCGGCGGCCCCGACAACATCACCTGCATCATCGCGGACGTCCTCGACGTCGACGCGCTGGGCAGCGAGGACACCCTCGCGGGGCAGCTCAACGACACCCCGGTCATCGTCGGCGCGGTCGCCGAGACCCAGCAGCCGCTGGGCGGCGACCCCGGCGCCCTGCGCACCCCGGCGGCCCGCGCCGCCGAGCTGGGCAAGGGTGGCGTGCCCCCGCAGGGCCAGTCCGGCCCGCCGGAGGGCTTCGGCCCGCCGGACGGCGACCCGTCCGCGCCTGCGGGAACGTTCGGGCCCTACACCGATGACGACTTCACCAAGCCGGGCGGCAAGCGCCGGTGGGTCAAGCGCTCGCTGTGGATCACGCTCGCGCTGGCCGTCGTCGCCGGCGGGCTCTACGGCGGCTACCGCTGGACGCAGACCCAGTACTACGTCAGCGACAACGACCAGCACGTGGCGCTCTACCGGGGCATCAGCCAGGAGCTGGCGGGCGTCAAGCTGAACAAGGTCCAAGAGGACCGGCCCGAGATCGAACTCAAGTACCTGCCCCTTTTCCAGCGCAACCAGGTGCGCGAGACGATCCCGCTCAACAACCTCGACGAGGCCAAGGCCAAGATCGACGAGTTGGGCAAGCAGGCCGAGGTCTGCAAGGTCGTCGCCGAGGAGAAGCAGCACCCGAAGAAGCCGAAGCGCCCGAAGAAGCCGGACGACAAGTCCCAGGACTCCGGCAGGAGGGACAACCCGGAAGAGCAGAACAAACCGGTCGACTCGGGCGGGCAGGGCGGAGCGGAGTCCGGCACCGGTACCGCCGCCGCGGGCACCGCCGGAACCGGCTCGGTCACCCGGACCGCCTTCACCTCCGGCACCACCCACGACACCACTGACGCCGCCTCCGGCACTCCGTCTCCGAGCCCCAAGCTCACGGAGAAGCAGCAGGAGTTGGCCAAGCAGTGCACCGCGCCGTAG
- a CDS encoding FtsW/RodA/SpoVE family cell cycle protein, giving the protein MSSNLTNTGSNTTVSSGGLPSRRNTELAMLVFAILVPVFAYANVGLAMNDELPSGMLGYGLGLTLLAGIGHLVVRRFAPYADPLLLPLAILLNGLGLVIIWRLDQSERLHQRAKSAFGAFSPDAPKQLLYSAVGLALLVGILVFLKDHRVLQRYTYISMAVGLVLLVLPVFFKPVNGARIWVNLGFINLQPGEFVKIIIAVFFAGYLMVKRDALALASRRFMGLYLPRGRDLGPILVVWALSLMILVFETDLGTSLLFFGLFVIMLYVATERTSWIVFGLLLSAGGATAVATFEPHVQQRVEAWLDPMATYLKARQGIPGNSEQAMEALWAFGSGGVLGSGWGQGNSDLIGFAANSDFILATVGEELGLTGMMAVLIIYGLIVERGVRISLAARDPFGKLLAVGLSGAFGLQVFVVAGGVMGLIPLTGMTMPFLASGGSSVIANWALVGILIRISDTARRPAPAPAPSPDAEMTQVVRP; this is encoded by the coding sequence ATGAGCAGCAACCTCACCAACACCGGCAGTAACACCACGGTGTCCTCCGGCGGACTTCCGAGCCGCCGCAACACCGAGTTGGCGATGCTCGTCTTCGCCATCCTCGTCCCGGTCTTCGCCTACGCCAACGTGGGCCTGGCCATGAATGACGAGCTCCCGTCCGGCATGCTCGGCTACGGCTTGGGGCTGACGCTGCTCGCCGGCATCGGCCACCTGGTGGTGCGGCGGTTCGCGCCGTACGCCGATCCGCTGCTGCTGCCGCTGGCCATCCTGCTCAACGGCCTCGGCCTGGTGATCATCTGGCGGCTCGACCAGTCGGAGCGGCTGCACCAGCGCGCGAAGAGCGCCTTCGGCGCGTTCAGCCCGGACGCGCCCAAGCAGCTGCTGTACTCGGCGGTCGGGCTCGCGCTGCTGGTGGGGATCCTGGTGTTCCTCAAGGACCACCGCGTCCTTCAGCGCTACACCTACATCTCCATGGCCGTGGGCCTGGTGCTGCTGGTGCTGCCGGTCTTCTTCAAGCCGGTCAACGGCGCGCGGATCTGGGTCAACCTGGGCTTCATCAACCTCCAGCCCGGCGAGTTCGTGAAGATCATCATCGCGGTGTTCTTCGCGGGCTACCTGATGGTGAAACGCGACGCGCTCGCGCTGGCCTCGCGCCGCTTCATGGGGCTCTACCTGCCGCGCGGCCGGGACCTGGGCCCGATCCTGGTGGTCTGGGCGCTCAGCTTGATGATCCTGGTCTTCGAGACCGACCTGGGCACCTCGCTGCTCTTCTTCGGCCTCTTCGTGATCATGCTGTACGTCGCCACCGAGCGCACCAGCTGGATCGTCTTCGGTCTGCTCCTCTCCGCCGGCGGCGCCACGGCCGTGGCCACCTTCGAGCCGCACGTGCAGCAGCGTGTCGAGGCGTGGCTCGACCCGATGGCCACGTACCTCAAGGCCAGGCAGGGCATCCCCGGCAACTCGGAGCAGGCCATGGAAGCGCTGTGGGCGTTCGGCTCCGGCGGGGTGCTCGGCTCCGGCTGGGGGCAGGGCAACTCCGATCTGATCGGCTTCGCCGCCAACTCCGACTTCATCCTCGCCACGGTCGGCGAGGAGCTCGGCCTGACCGGCATGATGGCGGTCCTGATCATCTACGGCCTGATCGTCGAGCGCGGTGTCCGCATCTCGCTGGCGGCCCGCGACCCCTTCGGCAAGCTGCTCGCCGTCGGCCTCTCCGGCGCCTTCGGCCTCCAGGTCTTCGTCGTCGCAGGCGGCGTCATGGGTCTGATCCCGCTGACCGGTATGACGATGCCGTTCCTGGCCTCCGGCGGCTCTTCGGTGATCGCCAACTGGGCGCTGGTCGGCATCCTGATCCGGATCAGCGACACCGCGCGCCGCCCCGCCCCGGCCCCGGCCCCCTCACCCGACGCCGAGATGACTCAGGTGGTCCGACCGTGA